The Falco naumanni isolate bFalNau1 chromosome 1, bFalNau1.pat, whole genome shotgun sequence genome window below encodes:
- the SPRY1 gene encoding protein sprouty homolog 1, with protein MEPQSQHGSGGSLVVIQQPSLDSRQRLDYERESQPTTILSLDQIKAIRGSNEYTEGPSVVKKSGPRTAPRQEKHERTHEIIPINVNNNYEHRPSHVGHVAHQHNARAPVLSRSTSTGSAASSGSNSSASSEQGLLGRSPPSRLGSGHRSDRTIRTQPKQSSLIVDDLKGPLKEDLTQHKFICEQCGKCKCGECTAPRALPSCLACNRQCLCSAESMVEYGTCMCLVKGIFYHCSNDDEGDSYADNPCSCSQSHCCSRYLCMGAMSLFLPCLLCYPPAKGCLKLCRGCYDRINRPGCRCKNSNTVYCKLESCPSRGQGKPS; from the coding sequence ATGGAGCCCCAAAGTCAACATGGCAGCGGCGGTTCACTAGTGGTGATTCAGCAGCCCTCCCTGGACAGCCGGCAGCGGTTGGACTATGAAAGAGAGAGCCAGCCAACAACTATCTTGTCGCTGGACCAGATCAAGGCGATCAGGGGCAGCAACGAATACACCGAAGGTCCATCTGTGGTGAAAAAATCTGGTCCGCGGACAGCACCGAGGCAAGAGAAGCATGAGAGGACTCACGAAATTATACCAATTAATGTGAATAATAATTACGAACACAGACCCAGTCATGTGGGGCACGTGGCGCATCAGCATAACGCGCGGGCTCCCGTCTTGAGCAGGTCAACCAGCACGGGGAGCGCGGCTAGCTCTGGGAGCAACAGCAGCGCTTCCTCCGAGCAAGGGCTGCTGGGGCGGTCGCCTCCATCCAGGCTGGGCTCGGGCCACAGATCCGACCGGACAATCCGGACGCAGCCCAAGCAGTCGTCTCTGATTGTCGATGATCTGAAGGGTCCTTTGAAAGAGGACTTGACGCAGCACAAGTTTATCTGCGAACAGTGTGGGAAGTGCAAGTGTGGCGAGTGCACGGCCCCGAGGGCCCTCCCCTCTTGCTTGGCCTGCAACCGGCAGTGCTTGTGCTCTGCGGAGAGCATGGTGGAGTACGGCACCTGCATGTGTTTGGTCAAAGGGATCTTCTACCACTGTTCTAACGACGATGAAGGGGACTCTTACGCGGATAATCCCTGCTCTTGTTCCCAGTCACACTGCTGTTCTAGGTACCTGTGCATGGGAGCGATGTCCTTGTTTCTGCCTTGCTTGCTCTGCTACCCTCCGGCGAAAGGATGCCTAAAACTCTGTCGAGGGTGTTACGATCGCATCAATCGTCCAGGTTGCCGATGCAAGAACTCCAACACGGTCTATTGTAAACTGGAGAGCTGCCCCTCGCGGGGTCAGGGCAAGCCCTCATGA